The Hippoglossus hippoglossus isolate fHipHip1 chromosome 10, fHipHip1.pri, whole genome shotgun sequence DNA segment CACAGCACTTTTCATTTGAACAAAATGTGAGTGGCAACCCACTGTGTTGGAGCATAAATCTGCGTTTTCTAGGCCATATTAAATTCTTTTGTCCAATCCTTTCTCCCTCCGATAATGGAGCATACTCCCTATCCCAATGGTGAATACTATTTCCTCAATCAGTTCTTCTGAGGGAAAGCTTTTCTCGCTCTCTAACAAACTTATTACAGTGAAGCATTACTCCTCTATTTGGCAGTCATCACATAATCCTGTTGGATGTGTGTTTATTAAGTGCAGTGTATTATTGAGTCTAGTAGTCCTATCCTCAGCCTAGACAGGATGTTGACTAGGATCCTTCTTGCTGTCCTCACTGTGCTCACCTCCTGCTGCAATGCAGACAAGTTGTCTCCTCGTGTGAGCTACATTCCAGCTATGCTGACATTCTTTAATAATGTttctttgattattgttttaGCTTCCAATTTACTAAGTGAAATGTCCATGACTGCCTCATGATTTAGTGCTTGCTCAGCCAATAAATCCACACCTTCATTGCCCTTTATGCCTCTGTGTGCCGGTATCCACATAAAAGTAGTaacaatattcatattttgaaatctaTAGGGTCTCACATACCTCATCAACTAAATCTTGCTCCCTGTTAGTTGAAAAATGACTTTAACAACATCAATGCTGAGCACGAATCCGTACACAAAACAACCTTCCTAATTTGTATCTCTTCTAACCACTGTAATGCTGCAGCAATCGCTACCATCTCCATGGTGTAAACTGACAAATGATCTGAGGTTCTCCTTTTTACTGAAACTGAAAGTCTGGTATACTCAAACCAAAACTTGTTATTGCTGTGATAGGACGCTTATATGTTATACAATGAATTAATTAACAATGTTTCGTATAATGCAGTTTAATCTATCTTCCACCAAAACTGCTATATTGCCCCAATCTTTACGTCGTTGCACTTCTTCCAGAAAGTAGAAATCAGTCGACACTGAGGGGCACAGCCAGACTGATGTTACTGACAACGGTTCAGAAGGGATATAACTTTCCTGACTTAATGACGTGTCTCTGGCTACTTTTATACTGCTCCATGCAAAACACTCCCTCCTGGCCCCTTCACTCTCCCCACAGGATTTAGCTGTTTAACCATAAGCAATACAACCATAGTCTAGCACAAATCTAACGAGTGctacataaatatttttcactGATGACCTGCTCGCTACCTATTCTGACCCCGTTAGACAtctcatcacatttatttatttatctatttttaccCCAAAACCTGAAGATTTTACTTGCTCTATTCTTTCTCCATACATACTTAGCTGTGTATCAACACCTTTCTCTCTAGTGAACTCTATCTCAATCTTATCCATAAGACATAAGATTGAGATCCCAACCCTAACAGTATAGTTTATATTAATGCTGTTGAAGTTGCAGCTGCTGGTTAACAAACGTGGTCATGCCCGTGACCATCCACTAGGAGGCAGTAATGTAGAGTGAATATCAAACACGAGGTGGAGGGGCGCCTGTTACCGCGGTCATGTGGTCCGTCGTTTGAGCTTGAAAATTGATGCGTGTCTATTCGTGGTTACGGTAAAAGtgcttgtaaaaaaaagaaaaacaaacgttaaaagttaaatgtcaCTCATTATGGACGtttgattaaataggttaaaaCTATTTTGACATTAACACAAGACATTAACGAGTATAATGAAATGGAATATTATACATTCGACTCCATATAACTTGctcttattaaatattattgaaAAATCCTTAAGATGTGACAAAGAaatttcacctcactcttgttcaggATAACCGAGACTGTCTGCAAGTACATTTTAAGAAAATTCTACCGCAGAAGTATGGAGAAAATTAAAAGGAAAGTTAGCTCAATTTTAATATTGGCATTCATATGTTGCtctgattaaatattaaaataaaatcctaaGGAGGTGACTAAGATTGATCACatcactcttgttcatggtgactcCCACTGTCTATATGTCAAACTTCAAGAAATCCCACTGTAGAAGTTTTGAGAAAATTAGATCGAGAGTCGGCTCAGTTTTCATCATGACACTGATAACTGTGCACAGGGTTTTCTGCACAGGTCATCAGAATCCATATTCACAATCATTaactgcattttctttttcttgttctcTCTGACTCTATCACCGCCCCCGCGGCCTGTGCTATACACGGAAAGAGACGCACCGTATCCACCGCCCCACGTGTCTCGAAGCTGTTGCACAAAAACATCACGAGTGGGAGCTGCAGCTACAAATACACCACATGGCCCCACTTCTCCTGTGCTTGTAGACGGAAACACCAGCGGGCCTCGGACTCGGACTCCAGAgcttgtttggaaaaaaaacaaatcttaacTCAGCTTAGAGTTGCACAACTTTTACTTTGGGAAGTTAGCCGTTTAAAGAAAAGACCTTTAACTTGAAAGATATCCGTGCGAAGTATTGCGGTCGAGGGCTTTGAAGGAACAAAGATACTTAGTCGCACTCTCGCCTGCAGCAGCTACACTGAGGCCAACATGTCGAGCGTCACCAACCAAGTGAAGAGCTGCCCCATCCCCACCAAGGTGCTCACCCTGAAGGACTGGTCCCAGCTACCCGACTGCTACAGCCAGACACCCGGGGGCACCCTCTTCTCCACCACGCCTGGAGGTGAGAGCAGTCTCCGGGGGGGACTTTAAACGGTGTACTGATACCGTCTAAGGGAATATGTTGTTTAACGTTTAGTTGAGTGTTGTGTGCTTAAGTGTGTCAACACCACAGAACTTGCCAGGACACGAAACCTCCTTCGTTGATCCGAGGGCTTCTGTGTACGTGCAGAAACCCACAGCTCGAGGTCCAACCGTCGCGATAAggagtaaacaaacaaaaagctgaaaacatattttgcaGCCCTTTCCAACTCCATATGTCCACCACATCAACACGAGTTGTTTGTTATGTTCTGCACTGTCTGCAGCCTGCGTGACGGCATCAAGCTTCCACTGTCATTTATTGATTTTGGCAGTGATCAATTCGCATGACTCAAACAAAAACGAATGCAGCCAAAGTACCTTAGTACTACATTCAATTAAACTCCATGTGTGGTATGAAAAGTATAAACATGAATATTGGCTTAttcttaacttttttattttctttctgtttttcattgacATATTATATAATTCTATATTGTTGCACTTAAGAGAAAAGCCTCTTAGAATTTAATTGTACAAAATAGCTCTCTCAAATGCTGTGCATAACATCCGAGTTTTACAGACGCACTGGCCCGAGCGAAAGTCCCTTGTTGcatcagaaacactgcagctctctAACCCGTGACTAGTGATTTGAAGAGggtatactgtatgtacacagCAGAGTGATTGGCCTTGGCTgcggtggaggagctggaggccgTCCTATCCatgctcctctccctctctctctctctgtgctttgcATTTCAGGAACAGCCGAGAACATTCTGTACAAgttaggaggaggagggagagtctAATACATGTAGCCAGTCTGAGCAATATTGTGTTATTCCATCTGCAAGTTGCTACACACAGATTTGACATGTGCTCCACTTTCTGTGCAACACACCACTGTCCTGGGGGTCTTACTGGACTGCCCCCcgcttttattattttttcacatAACTGCTCCACACAGCAATGTTGCCTTGCAGTGCATTGCTATAGCTTACATTCCAGCCCCCTTTCGTCGCCccacttctttctctctgctgcacttCCCTTTGTCCAGAATGAGCCGCTCGCCCATTACATAACATGTTTTTCTTGCCGAGCGGGTGAAGAGGTGCTGTACAGATCAGTTCGAAGTCCGGTACAGAATAATATGAGCAGCGGGCCACTCCTTGGCTCACCCATGTCCTGGTCCGACTTGTCACAACATGCTATTTATGACTCTGTTCCATATGGTGACAGACGTGAAACATGCCAAGAAGATTTTGAAGTTTAAATAATATCACAGCTGCAAGAAAAAAACGTCGTCTGAGACATACCTACACATAATTCGTTTGCTGTCGGTGTTAAAAATTGTACCAGTCAGGGAGTGAAAATATGGCTTTAATCTCGAGGCTTCTTGCTTCAAAGAGGGAATGTTTTGTTCCCCGATTTCCAAGAACTCTGTGCAGTGGCGCCCCTCGTCCCGCCCCTCTACACACCGAAGGAACCCTCCTTTTCCACTTAAATCCCCTCCGGTTCAGGATAATGATGCTGAACTATCCAGATGTGCTTCTTGCTGTGATATGAAGGTCCTCCAGTAAAAGCACGGCTGTAATTTAATCCTACAAAGCCCCAGAAGTTGGTCTGTTGTTTGTCGCAAGTCAGTTTTACTCTACTTTCCCTTGAGAAAGTGGGATTTGATGTAGAATTACTGGAGGTCAACAACGTATCTTTTGTCCCTGAAACACAGGTACCCGCATCATCTATGACAGGAAGTTTCTGTTGGATTGTCGAAACTCCCCTCTGGCCCGAACCCCCCCATGCTGTCTGCCCCAGATCCCGGGGGTAACAGTACCTGCTTCACACCCCATGGGGAAATTGCAGGATCTcaaagaggaggctgaggaggaagagaaggacaTTGCAGGTAAACATATTGCAATTCAGTTCTTGTTTTCAGCAAACCTCTCTTAACTAAAGGCCCAAAAATACTTTTCACGTCCATGGACAACTGTACACCTTTCTCAAGTCAAGCAGGCGCGCACACGATTCCATTCGTACTATAACTGAGGGTCTGCGTCGTCTGGTGTTCCACGTTTGTGCATTTCCCGATCCATTCCCTttggtggcggtaatgcaccaaGTTGTTGTTTGCCAACCTAAATGAGATCAAAAAGTAGAAGAAAGCACATTCAGATTagtaaaaaataacatataAAATCGCCATTTAAATCAGCTATAAACCCCCTAAGAAGTTTGGTGACTTTGCCCCTAAATAAGCTTAAAAATCCGATTATACCACAGGGTATACTTAAACCACGCAATGCTTAAGGTTTCGCTGGGATTAGCTGTTCCAAGCAGGTTATTAGTCATATAGCTGCCATCTTTAGCATAACAGACATGTCCGTGTTTAGTTCCTCTCTCTGGTTTACGCCGGATCTCCTTGCACAGCCTCTTTGGGTGCACGTGGATATCTGCACAAGTTGTCTCTAATTCATCATAACTGGGTTGATCAACCTCGTCTGTACATCTCATCTCACGGTTAGAGTAGTTTCATCAAATCACAATATCCCCCACAATGCAAGGTTTTGTGGTCTAATCCAGTATAAGAACCACAAACACCAATTTCCTCAATGTCCTGTTCTTATGAACTTGCGACCCTTTCTTCATTACCACGactcttcattttcttttttgtcatgAGTCAGCATGTGCTAATACAGCAGATAGGTGCAGCATGTCTTCCTGCTGTGCCACATCAACATTTTAGCGACACAGCAGTTGTTCTGTGTCGAGTCTTTCAGGAACTTGCCTGTCGTAACGCAACCGGGATACGACCAACTTTAAAACTAGGCCAGTGGCTTATTACTCAACGTTCACTACATGTTACGTACTGTGTGTTATTTCTTCATCTGTCCGGGTGATAGTGTCAGCTGTTAAAATTGTGCTTACTAAAGAGTACAGACATATCAACACCCTCTTCAGATCACAGTGCAACGTGTAGATTATTTTACACTACAGGAGAAAATAATGACAAGACGAAACAAAACTGTATTTAGTTAATGACAGGGTTTTACACTATAAGAATGTGGAGtttgtaaatgtaatttaatattttaatatataggaCGGAGTggattatttaaatttttcctgTTTATTCTTACTGAGGAGTACAGACATATCAATGGTtatgaagtaaaagtacagttTTACTCCACCTCCTGTATTGCTAACGgcctttatttactttttcaattaaaaaaaacttgttgtTGCAGTGTGACCAAAAGTTTGGGCTCAAGGGCAAGTAAACTATCTAGTGAAATAAATCCCACCATCAATCTGTACCTCTCCAGCGACCTCCTGTCAAACTAAAGACCACAAGGATCCGGGTTGacctcccttcttttttttttttctcgtttcTTATCTCTctcagtaaacacacaggtcGTGTCACAGGGTTTCAAACAACACCCTTTTCGTCCAGcgatttctttttcttgcaaGTTATGAATGTTTTGATAACAACTGTAGTTTGCCCCCTTCACTGTAGTTAAGGTGTGGTTTGTGCAAAACACAACTGTTAACTGTCCACTGTTTATCAGACagctcttttttaaatttttatctCAACTCTTACCGTTGTCCTCTTTTCCAACAGATGACAACCAGTTTGAGATGGACATCTGAGCTGCAGTATTACCTCCTGTGGAGAGTCATTGGTTAAAACACCTCCGGGGGTCATTGATGACCCTAATGCATCACACGCATACAAAgcttttttcacctttttttttccctttttttttttggaaacaaTAGCTTTTGCGAGGAACCAAAAAGGATATAAACGTTAGGAAAACTGTCGGGTGTTTTTGACCCTAATAAAAGTGTAAAGCAAAGAGATGCTATTGAATGGGTTGATGGGTCGCTCACTCACTtcggagctgctgcaggattgACAAAATCCGTtttgatttcacttttttttaaaaaatcttttgtAAATAAGCAAATTTACTATGTTGCCTATTTTTTAAGTTGGGGGGGATATAAGATGATTACATTAAGACATGTAAAAAGTGGGGTTTTTTCACTGCAGGCatcagtttagtttagtttttatttccctcccaGAAAGGAAGGCAAACTTTCTTTATGACGGCAAACAAGGGTCTCCTCAGGGGGTCGGGGCCTATGGAAAATCAGCTCCTATTATGTTTGGAGGGGGAGATGAAATGTGAATAATTTCAAATAAAGGCTGTTGAGTCATAAATGgtgtggtttttatttgtttccccATAAATGTATAGGCCTGTCATATTTTGTCTTGGGATATGTTATTCATTTCATCCACGATGTaaaaaagtaatcaaataaAGTTATGAGAAATTTACTCCAAATATAACTTTGCCATTATTTTATCAAAGTACTCAAACATGGATCATTTTTACATACGGGCTATTTGTCACACTGGTGACACATTcatagaagaaaaagaagcttgTCTATTAACTCAGTGTTTTCATAACACCAAGGAGTTTCTCTTCTCAGTTTTTGAGGTTTTAAAGGTTCATGACCTTTATAACCTGAAAGcctatttatatttaaacatacatataaatgtttttttctttttaaagcatACAGGACATATTGGTCATCAATATCTGTTACATAAGTATTAACGTGCGGTACATTGCCAAGGTCTGTTTAAATTAATGCGATCTTATCTGGCACAGCCTCATAAAACCTTGTGCAATAGGAAAGTATTTGGCTACAAAGACCTACACATAAAGCGGTTACTGAGTTGTGTAACTGCCTCATGTAAGGAATGGTATGTTTTTGTGCACTGGAGTGAACTCTGCAGACAAAGTTGGCCCATCTGTGCTGAATTGATCAAGCAGTGACACTGCTGCGTGGGGCTAAGTTATTAGCATCCAACTCAAATAGATCAACAACAAATCAAAGAAAAGTTAATGTTGCTTAAGAAAGAATATTGACCTGACATAAGTATCTTAATACATTGATAACATGGAAGACATCATGTACATTTTCTCAATTGGAGCAGCAAACTCCTCCATTAGCACCTTATTGAAAATCTGGAGACTAACTCTGTCCATGCACACTGTGAATCCAGCCTTGCACACTGCATCAGCAGGGTCAGGGTTAGGTATGCCCACTTGTTCCACACACTGATCTCCAGATTAGGGGGAGGCTGACTGCAGGAGCAGGCCTGCTGGTCTTAAAGAATGAGGGCAGCTGCAGCCCAAACAAGACCAATTGAAACCCCTCAGCGATGTGGGGGTGGGGTGTGACACCTGATGGGACCTGAGCAGGTACTGGTCTCAGATATGAAGTTGTGTACACAGTCAGTATATGATAAGGAGGCATACATCTTTGTTTCAGCGCTCATGTCACCACAATGTTGATTTTCAAGCTAATGCTGATGTTTTCAGTGCATATTGAAGTGAGACGTGATAagcagctctgtctgtgtgatgtgGGGCAGTCAGCTCAGCT contains these protein-coding regions:
- the eif4ebp3l gene encoding eukaryotic translation initiation factor 4E-binding protein 3-like, whose translation is MSSVTNQVKSCPIPTKVLTLKDWSQLPDCYSQTPGGTLFSTTPGGTRIIYDRKFLLDCRNSPLARTPPCCLPQIPGVTVPASHPMGKLQDLKEEAEEEEKDIADDNQFEMDI